CTGAGCCGGAGGGGCGGTGACGGCCGCCCCTACCCGGCGAGGGCCAGCACCGCCCCGGCCCGCCACGCCACCAGCAGCGCGGCCAGTGCCGGGGGCGGCTCCCCGAGTCCCGGGGGAAGCTCCCACGTGTCGAGCGTCACCCGCAGGCACAGCGCGTCTCCCCCGGCCTGGAGCAGCACCGGCCGCAGCGCCACCTTCTGCAGCGGCGCGCGCAGCCCCACGCCCCACACCTTGAGCACCGCTTCCTTCAGGGCCCACGCCGCGGTCACCGGCTCCACGTGCCCCGCGCAGACGGGGACGTAGCCCGCCAGCTCGCCCGGCGCGAAGGCCTCTTCCAGGAAGGCTCCGCCGGCCTCCACCCGCTGCTCCAGGTCCACGCCCAGCGCCCCTCCGCGCGACACCGCCGCCACCGCCAGCTCCGCGCTGTGGGAGATGGAGAGCGCGAGCCCGTGCCCGGGTGAGAAGAGGGGCCTTCCGGCATCTGGCCCATCCTCGCGCACCGTCACCTCCGCGCGCGCCTCCGGCTCCAGCAGCGCGAGCGCCCGGTGCGCGGCGAGCCGGCCCGCGATGAACTCCCGCCGCCGCTTGTCCGTCCTGCACCGGGCGAGCCCCTCGCGCTCCAGGGGCGAGAGGGTGGAGCCGTCCTCGCGCCCCACCTCGCCCCAGCCGAGCACCACTTCCCGGCCGCCGGGCAGCCGCAGCCGCTCAGCCCTCCACACTCCGGCGCTCTCCCCGGCGCAGCCGGCGGAACCACAGCCCCGTGCCTCCCAGCAGCAGGGCGCCGTCCTCGCCGCGCACCTCGAAGTCGTAGAGGACGTCATCGCCCTCCACCTTCACCATCCTCGCCTTCACGTGCCCGGACTCACCCAGGCGCCGCTGCCGCCCGCGCACCAGCTGCTCCACGCCCATGGGCACGGAGACGAGGTTGTTGTGGTGGCCGTCCCAGTTGGCCGCCACCTGGAAGGCGGCGTCGAGCAGCAGCGGATCCAACTGGAAGCGCGGCCGCGCCACGTGGGTGAAGATCTCCCGCTGGCGCGGGGCGCGGATGATGCCCTCCACCTCGGTCTCGCCGACGTACACCCACTCGGCGCGGCAGAAGAGCGGACCGAGGTACAGCGGCTCCTTGGCCAGGTGGAAGATGGAGCGCGCGCGCGAGCCCGGCAGCGCCTCCGGCAGCTTGCCGTTGCCCGGCTCGTGGCGTGGCGGCGGCCCGAGCACGTAGATGCCCTGCTGGTGGATGCGGCGCTGCGTCTGGTCCGAGCGGCCACCCAGCGCCAGGTCGCTCGCGGACTCGACGTAGAGCGTCACCTCGTCGCCCTGCTGCTTGAGCACCCGGGCGGTGAGGGTGATGTGGACGGGCTTGCCCTTGGAGCCGTGCGGGGCCTTGAAGAACTTGAGCGGCGTTTCGATGCGCAGGTTCTCCGCGCGCAGCACCGCCAGGTCCGGCCGGAAGAGGGCGGCGGCCTCGCCGAGCATCTCGAAGCCGAACGTGCCCGGCATGATGGGCACCGAGTCCAGCTGGTGCTGGAGCACGAACGGGTCCGTGTTCAGGTCGAACGTCCGCGTGGCCACCAGCGTCTCCGCCCCGTGCTGCTCCACGCAGTCGATCATCGGGTAGTCGGAGGGGACGAGCAGGAAGCCGCGGTCGTCGTAGACGGTGCGCGCGTCCGGGCCGTCGGCGGAGGCGCCGAGGAAGGGCCACTCGCGGAAGAGCCGCTCCTCGAAGATGGCCACCTCGCGCTCGGTGCGGCCGAGCAGCAGCTCGTTGATGAACCAGTACGAGCCCTCGGCCGGGGTGATGTAGGAGACGCCGGTGCCGCGCACCACTTCCATGTTGCGGGCCGCGGCGCCCACGCTGTCCCACGCCGTCCAGTCGATGGTGACGCAGCGCATGTGCGGGCGCGCCCGGTGCGCGTACGCCATGGCGCACTTGCTCATCAAATCGTTGGCGGCGCTGTAGTCCGTCTGGCCCTTGTTGCCGAAGCGGCCCGCGCCGGAGCCGAAGCACATCATCAGCTTGAGGTCATCGCGCCGCGTGGCCTCCAGCAGGTTGATGAGGCCGAGCACCTTCACCTCCATGGTGGCGGCGACGATGCCCGGCGTCTTGTCCGGCAGGCTCTTGGAGGCCTCGACCATGGCGCCGTGGACGATGCCGTCGATGTGGCCGCGGTCCTCGCGCACCCGGTCCACCATGGCCCGCACGTCCGCGGCGTTGCGGAAGTCACACGCCTCGTATTCGATGGACAGACCCTGGCCGGCGACCTCCTGGAGGTTGCGCCACAGCTCGCGCGCCCGCTCGTAGGGCTCGAAGGCCTCCCTGAACTTCACCGGCGTGAGGGTGGGGTCCGCCTTCTTGCGGCGGATCATCTCCTCCTTGCGGAAGGTCTCGAAGTCGTTGTCGTCCAGCGCCAGGTAGGGCTCATCCCCCGTGGGGGCCGGGGTGCGCCCGGTGACGATGACCTTGGGGCCCATCCTCGCCACCGCCTTGGCCACCTCGAAGACGGCGCCGCGCCCGCCACCGGAGAAGAGCAGCACCCAGTTGGGGTCCATCCGGCGCAGCACCTGGCTGCCCTCCTTGGGGAAGTCCGCCCGGCGCAGGCCCACCACGAAGCGGCGGCTGGCCATGTAGCCAATCTCGGTCCGGTCGCTGCCCTCCTCCAGCTCGCGGGCCACCGTCTCGGCCACCACCCAGTGCGAGGCGCGCGGCTCGAAGTCGATCGTCTTGATGATGGCGCCGGGCAGCTCCTGCTTGAGCCCCTTGAGGAAGCCGGCCATGGAGCCGCCCATCACGTTGCCGCCATCCCCCACGAAGCCGAAGTCCCCGCCCATGGAGGTGACGGCCACGTAGCAGGCGGTGCGCCCCTTGGCGTCCCGCAGGCGCTCGTACATGGCGCGGCCGGTGCCGTGCCAGCGCGCGGTGGTCTCCGCCATCCGCCGCCCGAAGCGTGCGCTGCCCAGGGTGAGGAAGTACTCCACGGGCCCGAAGGAGCCCAGGTCGATGACCCCGTCGGCTCCGCCCAGCTCCTCGCTGGCGCGGCGCACCCGGCGCTCCACCTCCATGGCATCCGTGAGCCCCGCCACCGACACCGTGGCCACGCGCACGCCCTTGCCCAGCAGCAGGCGGCTGAACGCGGCCACCAGGCCCGGCTCGTCTCCCACCAGCAGCAGCTTCTTGCCCTGCAACTGGTAGCGCTTCTCCGAGGAGAGGGACAGCGGCACCAGGTCCACGCGCCAGCGCTGCGCGGACAGCCCTCGGCTGGGGAGGGGGTAGCTGGCGGTGACGCTCAGCGGATCCGCCGTCCACGGCTTGCGGTGGGCGTTGTCGTGCTCCTCGAGGATGACGTGGTAGTTCGTCCCGCCCAGGCCGAAGGCGCTCACCCCCGCGTAGCGCCGCCCCTCCCGGGGCACGGGCCAGGGGCGCCCCTCCAGCGACAGGGAGATGGGCAGCTTGTCGAAGGGGATGTCCGCCTTGGGGAACTCGCCGCCGTTCATGGGCGGCAGGAAGTGCTCGCTCACCGCGAAGGCCGCCTTGATGAGGCCCAGCAGGCCAGAGGCCGACGAGGTGTGGCCGATCTGCGACTTGAGCGTGCCCATGGGCACCGGGTTGTCCCGGCCGCGCGCCTGGTAGGCCTCGCCGTAGGCGTCCGCCTCCGTCTTGTCGCCCACCTTCGTGCCCGGGCCGTGCGCCTCGAGCAGGCCAATCTGATGCGGGCGCACGTTCGCGTCCTGCAGCGCGCGCTCCACCGCCCGCGCCTGCCCCTTGGGGTTGGGCGTGAGCAGGGTGGTGCCCCGCCCATCACTGGAGAAGCCGATGCCGGAGATGACGGCGAGGATCTTGTCCTTCGAGGCCTCCGCGTCCTCCAGCCGCTTGAGCACCACCGCGCCAGCGCCCTCGGCCGGGACGAAGCCATCCGCGCGATCGTCGAAGGGGAAGGTGCCTCGCGGGGACAGGAAGCCGAGCACGGCCAGGGAGGCGGAGTACTCCGGCACCAGGTTGAAGGCCACGCCGCCGGCCACCACCACGTCGGCCTCGCGGTTGGCCAGCGCCATCATCGCGGCGTGCACCGCGACGAGCGAGCTGGCACAGGCCGCGTCCACCATCAGCACGCCGCCGGTGAAGTCGTGGATGGCGGCCAGCCGCGCCGCCACGGGCAGGCTGGAGTAGTACTGGGACGTGTTCTCATCCAGCGGGGGCAGCTTGCCCACCACGCGCTGGCGGACCGCGTCGAGCAGCGGGGCCGACTGCTCGGCGGACATGCCCTGGGCCCGCAGGGCCTCGGCCGCCATGGCCAGGTAGCGCTCCAGGACGAAGCGCAGCTCGGTCTCGAACTCCTTCGCGCGCACCGGCAGCTGGCCCACCACCACCTGCACACGCCGCCCGTTCCACATCCCGGGCTCATGGCCCGCCTGTCCGAGTGCCTCCTCCGCCGCCTTGACGAAGAGGGGCACGGCCGGATCCAGCGCCGCGGCCTGGTTGGGCGGCAGCCGGAGCCAGCGCGCATCCGGCGAGGGCAGGTCCACCGTACCGGCCAGCCGGGGCACCATCTCCTTGGGCCCCATGAGCGCGCCCAGCAGGTGCTGGGCATCGAAGCGCGAGGTGGGCAGATCTCCAATGGCATCCGCCTTGGAGACGATGTTGGTCCACAGGGCCTGCGAGTCCGGAGCGCCCGGGGCGATGGCGCCCATGCCGACGATGGCGAACTTCTGGTTGGGCGGACGCACCGGGCGGATGTCCGCCCACGTCTCGTGGGACGGCGCGGGCCCGAGCAGCGCGTGGTAGGCGATGTTGCTCCACCCCAGCGAGCTGACGCCCACGTAGCTGCGCGGCGTCAGCTTCATGGGGCGGGTGAGGCACTCCAGCGAGCCCTCGGTGCCGTGACGCGGTGAGGTGAGGCCGGCCACGGGCGCGCGCACGCCTCCGTGCAGCGACAGCGCCGCGCGCATCACCGAGACGAGCCCGCTGGCCGCCTGCTGGAAGCCCACCTGCGGGGCCGCGGTGGAGAAGGTGAGGGGCTCGGTGCGCGTGGCGTTGAGCGCGGCCTTGAGGCCGATGAGCTCCTGGTCCTCCAGGCCCGGGACGCCGCACGCCTGCAGCTCCACGTGCCGCACCAGCTCCGCCTCGATGCCGGCCATGTCCAGACAGTTGCGCGCGGCCTTGTCCACCATGCGCGACAGCCGGGAGAGGCCCTGCTTGAGGTTCACCTCGGCGCTGACGCCGTGCAGGACGGCGTAGATGCGCTGCTTGTCCGCCAGCGCGTCGTCCAGGCGGCACAGCACCAGGGCCACGGCGCCCTCGCCGGGCAGCGTGCCCGAGGCGCGTCCGTCCAGCGCGAGCAGCTCCTGCTCGGCCAGCCAGCCGCGCGCGGAGAGCATCCCGAAGGAGGAGGGGCTGAGCAGCGGAGACACCGCGCCCACCACCGCCACGTCACAGTGGCCGAGCTGCAGCGAGAGCGAGGCGAACTTGAGCGCCGCCAGCGAGGAGGCCGTGCCCGCGTCCACCGCGAGGTGCCCGCCGCGCGTGTCCAGGAGGCCCGAGAGGCGGCCGGCCACGATGGTGGCCGTGGTGGGCACGGACTCGGGGGTGATGGGCGGGGCATGCTGCGCGATGTAGCCATCCACCGCCTGCAGCAGACGGGCCTGGTCGCCGCGGCCCTGGAGGATGGCGGCCAGGTGCTCGCGGAACTCCGGAGCGCGCACGCGCACCGTCTGGTCCACCTTCACGTCCACGCCCAGGCCGGTGGCGCCCAGGTAGATGGCGCACCGGCCACCGGGGCTCTTGTCGGGGCCATAGCCCGCGTCCTGCGTCGCCTGCAGCAGCGTCAGGTGGAGCAGCCGCTCCATGCGGTGCATCTTCTCCACCTGGTTGGGCGGCAGGCGGAACTGCTTCCAGTCCTTGCCCTCCTCGGGGGCGAAGCCGCCCACCAGCGGATGGCTCAGGCCGAGCCCGGCGCCCCATTCCGCGGGAGCCCGTGTCAGGGCGCGCATCCCCTCCAGGGACTGGTTCATGAAGCGCGACGGGGAGTCGGCGCCGGGCAGGCGGCACCCGAGCCCGATGATGGCCAGAGGGATGTGCGTGGAGGAGGTCATCGCGGAGAGAGGCTCTTGACGAATGACTGCCAGGCGAGACGGGGAAGGGTGGGGGCGACGTCCTCGGTGGGCAGCGAGGCCATGCCGATGCCGCGCAGCTCGAGCACGGGGATGCCGTCCTGGCCCAGGAGGTGGGCGTCGAAGGAGGCCAGCCCGCTGCTGGCGCCGCACAGGCGGGCGTCACACATGAGGCGCTCGTCGCGCCGGGGCATTCGGAACCAGGTGGCCTCGGAGATGGCCATCTCGCGCGAGCCCTCGCCGGAGAAGGCGTACCAGAGCCACTTCACCATGTGCAGCGCGCCCTCCATGGCGGCGGGCGCCACCTGGATGCGGCTGGCGGGCAGCACCTTGGACAGCACGCGCGGGTGGACGAGCCCCCCCTGGATGCGGCCCAGCTCGCACAGCCGGGCCCAGGAGATGACCTGGAGCGACTCGGGCACGTCGCCCTGTCCGCCCGCCGAGGTGTAGAGCTGCCGGCCGTTCTGGAGATTCTCCGACTTGGGGGCCAGCATCTGCTGCTGCTGGGGCCAGGGCGCGGGCCCGTACGCATGGGCGAACTGAAGCACGGCGCGGCAGACGGGGATGGGCTCCTCGGAGGCCTCCTCGTGTCCCGCGCTGGCGCTGGCGCTCACCACCTCCATCGACAGGAAGACCGACACCTCACCGTCCCCCTCGCGGCGGGCACGCCCCACCAGCCGCGCGGCGGACGAGGGCTGAGAGGAGCGCAGGAACCAGCGCACGTCCCTCATCCCCACCAGCACGCGGTCCGGGTACACGAGCGCGCCCACCTCGGCCAGGAACTCCAGCTCCATCGAGGCGGGCAACGGCCGCATCTCCTCGTCGAGCTCCCGCGGCAGGTGCACGTCGCGCTTGGCGACGGCGCTCTCGCCGCGGAAGACCTCGGAGACATCCTCCAGAAGCGGGTATTGGGAGGTATCGGGTTGCACGGTCTAGTGACCCTTCACGATCTGCTGGGCGAGCTCGCTCAGCGAGCGGATCGACTCCGTCTCCGGCGCGGCGACACCCAGTCGCGAGGACATCGCCTCGGCCAGCTTGCGCACCTCCCCGTCCTTCACCCCCGCCTGGCGGAGATCCATGGCGAGGAGCGCGTCGCGGACGGAGCGCGGACCGCCATTGCCGGAGCGCTTCGCGGGCGGCTCGGCGGTGACGGCGGGAGCGGCGGCCCGGGCGGGAGCCGGGGCGGCGGACGCGGTGCCCACGCCCAGCTGCTGCGCGCGCTCGACGATGTGCTCGATGACCTTGCGCAGGGTGTTGAAGTCCCGCAGGGCGCGGCTGGGGTCGCGCGTGACGCCGAAGGCCTCGCGGGTGCGCGCGAAGATGTCCACCTGCTTGACGGTGTCGATGCCGAGGTCCGCCTCGAGGTCGAGGTCGAGCTCCAGCATGTCCTCGGGATAGCCCGTCTTCTCCACCACGTTGCGCAGCAGCACCTCGCGCACCTGCTCGAAGAGATCCAACGAGGCGGCGATGGTGGAGGTGGGCATCACCGGGGCGGCGGGAGCGGGAGCCGGAGCGGCGGGGGCCGGAGCCGCCGGAGCGGGCCGGGCCGCCACGGGGGCCGGAGCCGGAGCCGGAGCGGGCGCGGTGGCCGCGGTGGAGACGGCACCCGTGGCGATGATGCGCTCGACGATGTGCTCGACGACCTTCTGCAGGGTGTTGAAGTCCCGCAGG
The sequence above is drawn from the Archangium gephyra genome and encodes:
- a CDS encoding 4'-phosphopantetheinyl transferase family protein, translated to MWRAERLRLPGGREVVLGWGEVGREDGSTLSPLEREGLARCRTDKRRREFIAGRLAAHRALALLEPEARAEVTVREDGPDAGRPLFSPGHGLALSISHSAELAVAAVSRGGALGVDLEQRVEAGGAFLEEAFAPGELAGYVPVCAGHVEPVTAAWALKEAVLKVWGVGLRAPLQKVALRPVLLQAGGDALCLRVTLDTWELPPGLGEPPPALAALLVAWRAGAVLALAG
- a CDS encoding SDR family NAD(P)-dependent oxidoreductase, translating into MTSSTHIPLAIIGLGCRLPGADSPSRFMNQSLEGMRALTRAPAEWGAGLGLSHPLVGGFAPEEGKDWKQFRLPPNQVEKMHRMERLLHLTLLQATQDAGYGPDKSPGGRCAIYLGATGLGVDVKVDQTVRVRAPEFREHLAAILQGRGDQARLLQAVDGYIAQHAPPITPESVPTTATIVAGRLSGLLDTRGGHLAVDAGTASSLAALKFASLSLQLGHCDVAVVGAVSPLLSPSSFGMLSARGWLAEQELLALDGRASGTLPGEGAVALVLCRLDDALADKQRIYAVLHGVSAEVNLKQGLSRLSRMVDKAARNCLDMAGIEAELVRHVELQACGVPGLEDQELIGLKAALNATRTEPLTFSTAAPQVGFQQAASGLVSVMRAALSLHGGVRAPVAGLTSPRHGTEGSLECLTRPMKLTPRSYVGVSSLGWSNIAYHALLGPAPSHETWADIRPVRPPNQKFAIVGMGAIAPGAPDSQALWTNIVSKADAIGDLPTSRFDAQHLLGALMGPKEMVPRLAGTVDLPSPDARWLRLPPNQAAALDPAVPLFVKAAEEALGQAGHEPGMWNGRRVQVVVGQLPVRAKEFETELRFVLERYLAMAAEALRAQGMSAEQSAPLLDAVRQRVVGKLPPLDENTSQYYSSLPVAARLAAIHDFTGGVLMVDAACASSLVAVHAAMMALANREADVVVAGGVAFNLVPEYSASLAVLGFLSPRGTFPFDDRADGFVPAEGAGAVVLKRLEDAEASKDKILAVISGIGFSSDGRGTTLLTPNPKGQARAVERALQDANVRPHQIGLLEAHGPGTKVGDKTEADAYGEAYQARGRDNPVPMGTLKSQIGHTSSASGLLGLIKAAFAVSEHFLPPMNGGEFPKADIPFDKLPISLSLEGRPWPVPREGRRYAGVSAFGLGGTNYHVILEEHDNAHRKPWTADPLSVTASYPLPSRGLSAQRWRVDLVPLSLSSEKRYQLQGKKLLLVGDEPGLVAAFSRLLLGKGVRVATVSVAGLTDAMEVERRVRRASEELGGADGVIDLGSFGPVEYFLTLGSARFGRRMAETTARWHGTGRAMYERLRDAKGRTACYVAVTSMGGDFGFVGDGGNVMGGSMAGFLKGLKQELPGAIIKTIDFEPRASHWVVAETVARELEEGSDRTEIGYMASRRFVVGLRRADFPKEGSQVLRRMDPNWVLLFSGGGRGAVFEVAKAVARMGPKVIVTGRTPAPTGDEPYLALDDNDFETFRKEEMIRRKKADPTLTPVKFREAFEPYERARELWRNLQEVAGQGLSIEYEACDFRNAADVRAMVDRVREDRGHIDGIVHGAMVEASKSLPDKTPGIVAATMEVKVLGLINLLEATRRDDLKLMMCFGSGAGRFGNKGQTDYSAANDLMSKCAMAYAHRARPHMRCVTIDWTAWDSVGAAARNMEVVRGTGVSYITPAEGSYWFINELLLGRTEREVAIFEERLFREWPFLGASADGPDARTVYDDRGFLLVPSDYPMIDCVEQHGAETLVATRTFDLNTDPFVLQHQLDSVPIMPGTFGFEMLGEAAALFRPDLAVLRAENLRIETPLKFFKAPHGSKGKPVHITLTARVLKQQGDEVTLYVESASDLALGGRSDQTQRRIHQQGIYVLGPPPRHEPGNGKLPEALPGSRARSIFHLAKEPLYLGPLFCRAEWVYVGETEVEGIIRAPRQREIFTHVARPRFQLDPLLLDAAFQVAANWDGHHNNLVSVPMGVEQLVRGRQRRLGESGHVKARMVKVEGDDVLYDFEVRGEDGALLLGGTGLWFRRLRRGERRSVEG
- a CDS encoding polyketide synthase dehydratase domain-containing protein is translated as MQPDTSQYPLLEDVSEVFRGESAVAKRDVHLPRELDEEMRPLPASMELEFLAEVGALVYPDRVLVGMRDVRWFLRSSQPSSAARLVGRARREGDGEVSVFLSMEVVSASASAGHEEASEEPIPVCRAVLQFAHAYGPAPWPQQQQMLAPKSENLQNGRQLYTSAGGQGDVPESLQVISWARLCELGRIQGGLVHPRVLSKVLPASRIQVAPAAMEGALHMVKWLWYAFSGEGSREMAISEATWFRMPRRDERLMCDARLCGASSGLASFDAHLLGQDGIPVLELRGIGMASLPTEDVAPTLPRLAWQSFVKSLSPR